TAATCTCAAAAGGGCCAGAACTCAGCATTTCCTCTCCTCCTTCTCTAATATCGGAAGCTATTACATTATTACTCCCATATAGAATACGTAGTTTTTGAGTTAGTTCTATTCCTATTTGCCCGCAAGCACCTAAAATTAATACAGTATCATTCATTCTTAAAAGTTCAAAAATATAGTGTTGCAAAGTTATAAAATTTCATAATTCGTAAAAAACATTTCTACTTTTTTAATTATCAACAAAACAGATAGATAAATGACTGATTACAAACTAATACTTTTGTTCTTATCTGTAAACCAAGTAAAATATGTATTTTTATACCTTCAATTTTTTACTAATGAGACACATTTTATTCATTTTCTTTTCCTTTGTATTAATAGCTTCTTCTTGTAAGAACAAAAATGTAAAAAGAGACGCTCCTGTTAAAAAAACAGGAATGAACACTGCTATTAAACATTCTAAAAATACACCTTTAAATGAAACTCCAACTAAAGAAATAAAAAATTGGAAAGAGTATTTTATATTAAAAGATTTTATACAACTACTTAAAAACACCTCTCCTACTGAAGCGCTAAACAATGCACTAGAACTAAAAAAATTAACTAAACACCTTAAAGATAGTTTAAATATAGAAACACTTAAAACACCTGCTTTTAAAGCTCGTATGAATGTTTTTGAGAACGAAGTATTAAGGTTAACAGATATGACATACATCCCTTCAATTACTTCAAAAGAAATAAATAATCAAGTAAATAAGGTACTTGATCTTTATGGAGGTATGAATGATAAGATAAATACTGTTTATATTAAAAAAAGATTTGACAAGGAGATAAAACTAGATAGTATTTTTAAATTTGAATAGCATTAATTGCCTCATATATTAAGTTACTTTCAAAGCCTCTATACAAAAGGTAATCAGCTATTTTCTTTTTTCGTTTAAATATATTTTCTTCTTTTACTAATTTATCTTTTTTCGCAACTAACTCATATAGCGTAGTAATATATTCTTGCTCGTTTATTTCTTTTAAAGCTGTATTTATATTGTATGTTGATATATTTCTAAATTTTAATTCTCTTACAATTCGTTGTTTCCCCCATTTTTTTATACGAAATTTCCCTCTTGCAAAACTTTTAGAAAACCGCTCTTCATTTAAAAAATTATCTTTCATAAGACTTAGAAGAATCATTTCTCTAGCTTGTGGAATTAAATTATATTCCTTTATTTTATTTTCAACTTCTTTATGGCAACGATCTTGATACGCACAATAATGCTCTATTTTTCTTTTAATTTCAGATACAGTAAAAACCTTTTTTGCCATTCTGCAAAAATACAAATACTACTTCCATTTGTTTAAAAAAGAATTTACCTTTTCTTTATAACTCGCCCCTATTGGTATTTCAACTGAATTCACCTCAATATCACTCATTGTAAATGCTGATATTTTACTTGTATTAACAATATAAGACCGATGAATTCTTAAGAATTTTTTATCTATTAGCTCCCTCTCTATTTCCCCTATCTTGTATTTAGCTACAATTCGTTTATCACTTGTTGTATGTATCTTTATATAGTCCTTTAAAGACTCTATAAAAATTATCTCTTCTATTCTTATTTTATGATGTTTATTTCCAGATTTAACAAGTAAAAAATCTTCTGTACTTTTTTTCTCTGTACTAACATTAGCAGACGCTTCTTTCTTTTCCCTTAAAAAACGATCTATAGACTTAAAAAAGCGCTCAAAAGTTATTGGTTTTAATAAATAATCTACCACCTCTAAATCATAACTTTCTATCGCATAATCTCTATACGCTGTTGTAAAAATAGTTTTTGGTGGGTTTTTTAATGTTTTTAAAAAATCTATCCCTGTAATATTCGGCATTTTTATATCTAAAAACATCAAATCAATCTGTTGTGTGTTAATTATTTCAAATGCTTTTAATGCATTATTACAGGTAGCTACCACCTCTAAAGCATCTATTTTAGAGATATGGTTTTCAATTAATTTAATAGCCAAAGGCTCATCATCTACTAACAAACATTTTATCTTCATAAATTAAATTTGTTTTATTATCAGCACTACTCTAAATACCCCTTTTGAACAATTTATACCTAAACTATAACCTTCTTGGTAAATTAAGTTAAGCTGTTTTCTGATATTAGTAAGCCCTATGTTTTCCTGATTACCAACTTTATATTCTTTCGAAATAGTATTTGATATATTAAATATAAACTCTTTTTGATTATTTACTATATGAATATCAATTTTAGGAGAACCACTGTCTTCACCAGCACCATGTTTAAAAGCATTTTCTACTAATGATAATAAAACTAACGGTGGTATTTCAGTATCATTTTCAATCTCAGTTATAAATGAAACTTGCAACCTATCATCATAACGCAACTTCTCTAATTCAATATAATTTCTAAGCAATTCAATTTCACTTGAAAGTATTACAAATTTACTATTACATCGGTATAATACATGATCTAAAATTTCAGATAACTTCTCTATAGAAGCAGATGTTTTAGGAGAATTACCAACCGATAATGAATAAATATTATTTAGTGTATTGAATAAAAAATGTGGATTTAACTGTGCTTTTAATGTTTTTAATTCATTTTCCATCTTTTCTTTTCCCAAAACCAAACCTTCCTCCTTCATTCTTTTATACCCCATAAGATACTTTACAGATAAAAAAATTAACGACATCGAATAAAGGTTTGGTATATAATAAAAAAATATTTTTTTCCAATCACTAAAAATCTCTAAAATAGGCTCTTGTATAAACACCCCTTTTCTAACTAAAGTTTCACCAACATGAACAACTAATATTCTATTAAATACTGCCAATAAATAAGTTCCCACTATAAACAAACCAGCAGCTTTTACATATCTTTTCTGCAATAAAAACTCTGGTATCACATAATAAGCTAAAAAATAGGATGTAATAATTTGCGGAATTATATGGCACAAAGACATTACAAAAGTTTCGGAAAAAGCAAATTCATTTTGATACCTAAGAGAGTCTTTCGGAAAATCTAATGCAAAAAACACACACCAAAACAAAATATGCTCCAATGCTCTATTTTTTTGAAAAAACGCAATAAGGGTTGTTATTTTAATCATGATTGTAAATATATAAATAGCTCTCTTAAAATCAATCCTTAATCGACAAATCGACTTTCTTTACCCTTATTTATAACTTTTCACCCCATAGAACTAGCTTTTTAATCCAAAAACTTCAAACGTCGATTTTATCCTCACATTCGTCTATTATCTAAATATTGCTTTACAATCCAACTCATATTTGCTTGATAATTCAAAAAACAAACAAAATGAAAAACATATTATTCATTCTTTTACTCTTTAACGCTATTCTTTTATCCGCCCAAATCAATATTACAGGTAAAGTTGTTGAAGGGAACACAAAACAACCTCTAGAGTTTGCTACTATAATTTTAACAAACCCAACTACAGGTAAGCTTATTATTGGAGAAACTACAAATAATAAAGGTGAGTTTTCTATCAACACTAAAAAAGGGAATTATAATATTAAAATTGAATTTATTGGGTTCAAAAATCATTTAATAAATAACATTTCAATAACAAAAAATCATTCATTTCAAACTATCTTTTTAAAAGAAAACGCTCAAGCATTAGATGAAATAGAAATTATTGCAGAAAAATCTACTACCGAATACAAATTAGACAAACGTGTTTTTAACGTAGGAAAAGATTTAATTTCAAAAGGAGGTTCTGTTAATGACATATTAAATAGTGTACCGTCTGTTAACGTAGACATAGAAGGAGCTGTAAGCTTACGAGGAAACACCAATGTTCGTATATTAATTAACGGTAAGCCTTCTGTTTTAGCAGCTAACAACGGATTACAATCAATCCCTTCAGAAAGTATAGAAAAGGTAGAAGTAATTACTAATCCGTCTGCGAAATATGATGCTGAAGGTACTGGAGGAATCATCAATATTATTTTAAAACGAAATAAAAACGGTGGTTTTGGAAGCTCTTTACAATTAACAACAGGAATCCCTGATAACCATAGTATAAACTACAATATAAATTACAAAAAAGAGAAGTTTAATTTATTTTCTAATGTTTCATATCGCTATAGATCTTTTGATGGGAATGGTTATTTAAACAGAACTAACTACGTTAATAATGCGATTACTTCTTTTTCAAACAGAACAACAAACATAACTAGAAGCCGTCGTACTTTTAACTTGTACTTTGGAAGTGATTACTATATAAACGATAAAAACACACTAACATTAAGTTACTACCTTAGAAATAACACAAGTAAAAACACTGTTAATTACACTTTTAATTTCTTAGATAATTTAAAACAGATAGATAATGTTCTTACTTCAAAAGAATCTTACAGAGAACCACAAGTTGCCAATCAAATTGAGTTAAACTATGTGAAAACATTTGCTAAAAAAGGGCGAAAATTTACAGCTAATTTTCAGTATGACTTTTGGAATGATGACGAAAATGAATCTGTAGAAGAACAAGAACTCCTCCCTACAACCTCAGCAATAAACTTATTAAAAAGTAGAGATGTAGAAAGCAGTAAAGATTTTTTATTTCAATCTGACTTTAAATTACCTATCACCAAAAAGTCGCATATTGAAATGGGTATAAAAGGTGAAATTAGAAATATTGATAGTGATTATAAGGTTTGGGACAATACTGTTTTAATAGATAGCTTAGATAACTTATTAAAATACAATGAGCGCATTTACGGTGCCTATATTCAATATGGAAACAGAGAACACAAATTACAATATTTATTAGGCCTGCGTGCTGAATATGCCAATACAGGAAGCACTGACAGAAAGAATAAATTTAAAACAGCAAAGAGTTATACTGATTTATTTCCTACAGCACATTTTACCTATAATTTTAACGGCGCAACAAATATCCAGTTAAGCTACAGTAGAAGAATTAGACGACCTAGCTTTTGGCATTTAAACCCTTTTGGAGGTATTTCTGATCGACGTAATATTCGTGTTGGTAATCCTAATTTAAACCCAATGTACACAAACTCTTTCGAGTTAGGTTTCTTAAAACGTTGGAGTAAATTCACCTTTAATCCATCTGTTTATTACCAGAAAACAACAAATGTATTCGAAACATTAGTAACTCCAAACGCAGATGGCGCATTAATTTCAAAACCTATTAATTCTGGAACTGAAAATAGATTTGGTACTGAATTAGCTATCCGATATTCTCCTTATAAATGGTGGCGTTTATCAAGTGAATTCAACTATTATTCTTTTAACCAAAGAGGTATTTATACTATTGATGATAGCACATGGTCTACTCGTTTAAACTCTAGAATGAAATTTTCTAAACTAACACTTCAATCAAGCTTTAATTATAATGGAGAAAGACAAAGCGGTCAAATATTCACAGAAGCTCAATATAGAGTGAACTTAGGTATTAGTAAAGATATTTTGAATGATAAAGCAACCGTTACCTTAAACATGAACAACATCTTAGATTCAAGGGTTCGTAAACAACTAATTACGGGTAATGATTATACTATAAATAGTTATAATAGACCTATTGGTAGATTTACATCAGTAACTTTTACCTACCGATTTAACAGAACTAAAAAAGACAGAGATCGTTTACCTGATTAATTAATTTGAATAAATAAAAAGATTACTTCGTGATTCGAAATGACGAGGTAAATTTAACTGAAAAGAGGATTGAAAGTATAAAACTTTCAATCCTCTTTTCAGTTAACAAAATATTTTTAAAAAAAGTATTTCCAATGCATTAAGCCATTTTAGCTCGCAACCACATTTTAAACCTTGTGATTAAGTAAAATAATATTGGCACTACTATTAAAGTTAAGAACGTTGCGATTAACAATCCGTAAATTACAGTCCATGCTAATGGCCCCCAGAACACTACGTTATCTCCTCCAAAATAAATATGAGGATTCAACTCACTAAACAATGTGAAAAAGTTAATATTTAAACCTATTGCTAGTGGTATTAATCCTAAAATAGTAGTTATTGCCGTTAATAAAACAGGACGTAAACGTGCTCTACCCGCTTTAACAATACTTTCAAATAAATGCTCTTTACTTAAATAATCATTTTCAGCAACACCTTCTGCTATCTTTTTTCTATCTATTAACAACTCTGCATAATCCAATAATACAACTCCGTTATTTACCACAATACCTGCGAGAGATATAATCCCCATCATGGTCATCATAATTACAAATGAAGCTCCTGAAATTACCAATCCACCAAATACTCCAATAAAACTTAAGAATATTGCCAACATAATAATTCCTGGTTTTGAAATTGAATTAAACTGAAAAATTAAAATAAAGAATATTAACCCAAGCCCTGTAAAAAAAGCACCAACTAAGAATTTCATTTGCTTATTTTGCTCTTCAATTTGCCCCGTATAATCAATATTAATTCCTTTAGGTAAATTCTTGAAATTTTTCATTTCATTTCTAATCTGATTTACAATTGCACCTGCATCAGTATAACCTGGTGCTAATGCAGAATATATAGTAACAACTCGCTTAACAGCTTTATGTTTAATAGCACTAAACCCAGAACTATTAGTTTGTTTTGCTATTGCAGATACAGGTACTTCTTTCGTTTTACCAGTTGACTGATCTTTAAACGTAATTCGCTGATTAAAAATAGCACTTGTATTATACCTATCTTCTTTATTAAAACGAACATAAATATCATAATCTTCACCATTTTCTTTATAAACCCCTGCTTTTGCTCCAAAGATTGAGTTACGCAACTGCTGCCCTACTTGCCCAGCGCTTACCATTAACTCTCCTGCTTTTTTACGATCAACGACCACTTGCATTCCTGGCTTATCACGATTTACATCAATTTTTAACTCATCAATACCTGCAATACTTCTTGTATTAATAAAATCTCGCATTCTTTCAGAAGTCGCAATTAACTCTCTATAGTCATCTCCTTGAATTTCAATATTAATTGGAGAACCCGCTGGTGGCCCATTTGCATCTTTTTCTACTGAAATTAAAACACCTGGATAAATACCAACTAAAGCTCTTTGAACTTTCTGACGAAGTTCTTCACTATCCTCTCCTCTTCTATATTTAAACTCACGCATAGAAGCGGTAATTTTCCCTTTGTGTGGCATTTCTGCTGAAGATCCACCATCTGTTTGTGGGTTTCCTGCTCCTGCTCCTACTTGAGAAACGGTGCTTTCCACTAAGAAATTATGGTCACCATCCATGTAGGTATCTTCATTTAAAACAGTAAACACTTTTTCTTCTATCTGTTTTGTAATTGCATTTGTTTTTTCGATATCTGTTCCTTGTGGATATTCGATATATACAATAATCTGATTTGGCTTATTTGCTGGAAAAAACTCAACTTTTGTTCTTTGAGTAGCTAACGATGCTACAAAAACTCCAATAGCAAGAAAAAGCAAAATCACTGTACCAAAAGTTAAAATCAATGGCTTCCAACCTGACAATGCTTTTGTTAACATTCTTTCGTACCAAGCTTCTAAACGTGGTAATGTCTTATTTTGAAAAGAGTTTGCCCAGTTTCTTAAAAACAATCTATATGCCCACAACATAATTGCTGTAAAAATCATTAAGGTTCCTAAAGCGCTATAAGCTCCACCAAAAAGAACAACCAATAATCCTAAAACAACCATAACACTTGTCATTATAACAATTTGCTTCATTGGCATGTTTTTATCTTCAGTATTCATGTATTGAGATACTAAAACCGAATTAAAGAAAATAGCGACGAATAATGACGACCCTAATACTGTTGATAATGTTATAGGTAAAATAATCATAAACTGCCCCATAACTCCTGGCCACAATCCTAAAGGAATAAACGCAGCAACTGTTGTTGCAGTAGAAATTATAATAGGAAATGCAATTTCACCAATCCCTTTTTTAGCAGCTTCAACCCTAGTCATACCTTCTTCATCCATCAAACGATAAACGTTTTCAACAACTACAATTCCGTTATCAACCAACATTCCGAGCCCCATAATAAGACCAAAAAGAATCATCGTATTTAATGTATAACCTAATAAGTTTAAAATCATTAAAGACATAAACATAGACATTGGAATTGCAAACCCTACA
This genomic stretch from Tenacibaculum sp. Bg11-29 harbors:
- a CDS encoding regulatory protein RecX translates to MAKKVFTVSEIKRKIEHYCAYQDRCHKEVENKIKEYNLIPQAREMILLSLMKDNFLNEERFSKSFARGKFRIKKWGKQRIVRELKFRNISTYNINTALKEINEQEYITTLYELVAKKDKLVKEENIFKRKKKIADYLLYRGFESNLIYEAINAIQI
- a CDS encoding LytTR family DNA-binding domain-containing protein; translated protein: MKIKCLLVDDEPLAIKLIENHISKIDALEVVATCNNALKAFEIINTQQIDLMFLDIKMPNITGIDFLKTLKNPPKTIFTTAYRDYAIESYDLEVVDYLLKPITFERFFKSIDRFLREKKEASANVSTEKKSTEDFLLVKSGNKHHKIRIEEIIFIESLKDYIKIHTTSDKRIVAKYKIGEIERELIDKKFLRIHRSYIVNTSKISAFTMSDIEVNSVEIPIGASYKEKVNSFLNKWK
- a CDS encoding sensor histidine kinase, with protein sequence MIKITTLIAFFQKNRALEHILFWCVFFALDFPKDSLRYQNEFAFSETFVMSLCHIIPQIITSYFLAYYVIPEFLLQKRYVKAAGLFIVGTYLLAVFNRILVVHVGETLVRKGVFIQEPILEIFSDWKKIFFYYIPNLYSMSLIFLSVKYLMGYKRMKEEGLVLGKEKMENELKTLKAQLNPHFLFNTLNNIYSLSVGNSPKTSASIEKLSEILDHVLYRCNSKFVILSSEIELLRNYIELEKLRYDDRLQVSFITEIENDTEIPPLVLLSLVENAFKHGAGEDSGSPKIDIHIVNNQKEFIFNISNTISKEYKVGNQENIGLTNIRKQLNLIYQEGYSLGINCSKGVFRVVLIIKQI
- a CDS encoding TonB-dependent receptor domain-containing protein; amino-acid sequence: MKNILFILLLFNAILLSAQINITGKVVEGNTKQPLEFATIILTNPTTGKLIIGETTNNKGEFSINTKKGNYNIKIEFIGFKNHLINNISITKNHSFQTIFLKENAQALDEIEIIAEKSTTEYKLDKRVFNVGKDLISKGGSVNDILNSVPSVNVDIEGAVSLRGNTNVRILINGKPSVLAANNGLQSIPSESIEKVEVITNPSAKYDAEGTGGIINIILKRNKNGGFGSSLQLTTGIPDNHSINYNINYKKEKFNLFSNVSYRYRSFDGNGYLNRTNYVNNAITSFSNRTTNITRSRRTFNLYFGSDYYINDKNTLTLSYYLRNNTSKNTVNYTFNFLDNLKQIDNVLTSKESYREPQVANQIELNYVKTFAKKGRKFTANFQYDFWNDDENESVEEQELLPTTSAINLLKSRDVESSKDFLFQSDFKLPITKKSHIEMGIKGEIRNIDSDYKVWDNTVLIDSLDNLLKYNERIYGAYIQYGNREHKLQYLLGLRAEYANTGSTDRKNKFKTAKSYTDLFPTAHFTYNFNGATNIQLSYSRRIRRPSFWHLNPFGGISDRRNIRVGNPNLNPMYTNSFELGFLKRWSKFTFNPSVYYQKTTNVFETLVTPNADGALISKPINSGTENRFGTELAIRYSPYKWWRLSSEFNYYSFNQRGIYTIDDSTWSTRLNSRMKFSKLTLQSSFNYNGERQSGQIFTEAQYRVNLGISKDILNDKATVTLNMNNILDSRVRKQLITGNDYTINSYNRPIGRFTSVTFTYRFNRTKKDRDRLPD
- a CDS encoding efflux RND transporter permease subunit, which produces MTDKQKKQVDKEFGMSSWAINNKTTIYVIMVMIFFLGISAYFNMPRENFPEIKETKIYISSVYPGNTAEDIEKLITDPLEDKLKTVSNLVKITSTSQEDYSMVIIEFDESITVEQAKQKVKDEVDSKTSGEDWPTFNGAKVEPNIFELSMSEEVPILNINISGDYPVYKLKEFGEYLQDEIEDLNEIKKVDIRGAQDKEVEVAVDIYKMMAAQVSFNDITQAIQNGNMTMSAGNLISSGQRRTIRIIGEIKTPSELGDFVVKAEKGNSIYLRDVAKISFKDKDKTTYAREFGHEVVMLDVKKRAGKNMVDAANQAIEIVKKAKADVFPSDLKVTIANDQSSKTIGQVDDLVNNIIFGVILVVVVLMFFLGFKNAIFVGFAIPMSMFMSLMILNLLGYTLNTMILFGLIMGLGMLVDNGIVVVENVYRLMDEEGMTRVEAAKKGIGEIAFPIIISTATTVAAFIPLGLWPGVMGQFMIILPITLSTVLGSSLFVAIFFNSVLVSQYMNTEDKNMPMKQIVIMTSVMVVLGLLVVLFGGAYSALGTLMIFTAIMLWAYRLFLRNWANSFQNKTLPRLEAWYERMLTKALSGWKPLILTFGTVILLFLAIGVFVASLATQRTKVEFFPANKPNQIIVYIEYPQGTDIEKTNAITKQIEEKVFTVLNEDTYMDGDHNFLVESTVSQVGAGAGNPQTDGGSSAEMPHKGKITASMREFKYRRGEDSEELRQKVQRALVGIYPGVLISVEKDANGPPAGSPINIEIQGDDYRELIATSERMRDFINTRSIAGIDELKIDVNRDKPGMQVVVDRKKAGELMVSAGQVGQQLRNSIFGAKAGVYKENGEDYDIYVRFNKEDRYNTSAIFNQRITFKDQSTGKTKEVPVSAIAKQTNSSGFSAIKHKAVKRVVTIYSALAPGYTDAGAIVNQIRNEMKNFKNLPKGINIDYTGQIEEQNKQMKFLVGAFFTGLGLIFFILIFQFNSISKPGIIMLAIFLSFIGVFGGLVISGASFVIMMTMMGIISLAGIVVNNGVVLLDYAELLIDRKKIAEGVAENDYLSKEHLFESIVKAGRARLRPVLLTAITTILGLIPLAIGLNINFFTLFSELNPHIYFGGDNVVFWGPLAWTVIYGLLIATFLTLIVVPILFYLITRFKMWLRAKMA